CTTGTTTCTAAATGATTGTTAAGCTTGCTCTTGTAATTTCGCTAAACGGCGCAGCATTAGCCTCATCATGACTCCATAAATCATCGCCTGGCTCATCTCCGGTAACACTTCGTAGTCCTTACTCAGCCGTCGGTAATTATTCCACCAAGCAAACGTTCGCTCCACAATCC
Above is a window of Leptolyngbya sp. 'hensonii' DNA encoding:
- a CDS encoding transposase, which produces IVERTFAWWNNYRRLSKDYEVLPEMSQAMIYGVMMRLMLRRLAKLQEQA